From the genome of Miscanthus floridulus cultivar M001 chromosome 10, ASM1932011v1, whole genome shotgun sequence, one region includes:
- the LOC136485201 gene encoding uncharacterized protein isoform X1 → MAMAVIRLARPASMRPPSAAAASPSLRPRLRRLRVVRCRAGGEGGKGEEEGEAEAPESLFARELRRRGMAPGARATPAAGANKEAEEGAPETGAKRRVAAAEFERGAAADGQRERSMALNSEGLEGLVPRAKLLLSLGSTFFLAFGPLILVTVSLFAGLYVYFGPSFVHDASKTPVSPPPYIDPYELLEDERLSRPSPDVF, encoded by the exons ATGGCCATGGCCGTGATCCGCCTCGCGCGCCCCGCCTCCATGCGCCCGCCGTCGGCCGCCGCCGCGTCCCCGTCGCTACGGCCACGGCTGCGCCGCCTCCGCGTCGTGAGGTGCCGCGCCGGCggggagggagggaagggggaggaggagggcgaggcAGAGGCGCCCGAGTCGCTCTTCGCCAGGGAGCTCCGGCGGCGCGGGATGGCGCCGGGGGCCCGCGCTACGCCCGCCGCGGGCGCTAATAAGGAGGCGGAGGAGGGGGCGCCCGAGACCGGGGCCAAGCGCCGGGTGGCGGCCGCCGAGTTCGAGCGCGGCGCCGCGGCCGACGGCCAGCGGGAGCGGTCCATGGCGCTCAACAGCGAGGGCCTCGAG GGTCTTGTTCCTCGGGCAAAGTTACTACTATCACTTGGCAGTACCTTCTTTCTGGCATTTGGGCCCCTGATTCTTGTCACCGTCTCTCTTTTTGCTGGTTTATATGTG TACTTTGGACCGAGTTTTGTACACGATGCAAGCAAGACACCGGTGTCACCGCCACCGTACATTGATCCATACGAGCTACTGGAGGACGAGAGGCTCAGCCGGCCCTCTCCAGATGTGTTCTGA
- the LOC136485201 gene encoding uncharacterized protein isoform X2, which translates to MAMAVIRLARPASMRPPSAAAASPSLRPRLRRLRVVRCRAGGEGGKGEEEGEAEAPESLFARELRRRGMAPGARATPAAGANKEAEEGAPETGAKRRVAAAEFERGAAADGQRERSMALNSEGLEGLVPRAKLLLSLGSTFFLAFGPLILVTVSLFAGLYYFGPSFVHDASKTPVSPPPYIDPYELLEDERLSRPSPDVF; encoded by the exons ATGGCCATGGCCGTGATCCGCCTCGCGCGCCCCGCCTCCATGCGCCCGCCGTCGGCCGCCGCCGCGTCCCCGTCGCTACGGCCACGGCTGCGCCGCCTCCGCGTCGTGAGGTGCCGCGCCGGCggggagggagggaagggggaggaggagggcgaggcAGAGGCGCCCGAGTCGCTCTTCGCCAGGGAGCTCCGGCGGCGCGGGATGGCGCCGGGGGCCCGCGCTACGCCCGCCGCGGGCGCTAATAAGGAGGCGGAGGAGGGGGCGCCCGAGACCGGGGCCAAGCGCCGGGTGGCGGCCGCCGAGTTCGAGCGCGGCGCCGCGGCCGACGGCCAGCGGGAGCGGTCCATGGCGCTCAACAGCGAGGGCCTCGAG GGTCTTGTTCCTCGGGCAAAGTTACTACTATCACTTGGCAGTACCTTCTTTCTGGCATTTGGGCCCCTGATTCTTGTCACCGTCTCTCTTTTTGCTGGTTTATAT TACTTTGGACCGAGTTTTGTACACGATGCAAGCAAGACACCGGTGTCACCGCCACCGTACATTGATCCATACGAGCTACTGGAGGACGAGAGGCTCAGCCGGCCCTCTCCAGATGTGTTCTGA